Part of the Nitrospira sp. genome is shown below.
CTCGTGCCCATCGTGCACGATAAAGCTCACGCTTAACCGTATTGCGGGCAGTAACAAACGGTGGGTTACCAACCACAAGGTCGAAGCCGCCTCGCTCTGGTCGTGTGCTTGCATTATGTCCATTGCGGTTAGGCGAGCCGATATTAACTCTGGAGTGGAAAATATCGGCGAAATCAATCTGCCAGACGAAATTGAATGGGCTATTGAAATCCGCACCTTCAAGTCGGCGGAGGCGAGGGTAGAAGTTGCTTGTCGCCGATGATGAGTGGAGTTGTTCCAGTTCTTTTCGATCTGCAGCAAGTTTCTTGAGCGCCTCGTCAAGTTGATTAATATCCTTCTCGATCCGTCGTCGGTTCTCCGCCTCAGATATGTTCTCGTCAAATCCAAAAGCACCTAAAAGATTAAGAGTCTGGTTGGTAAGTTGGTCGTAAATCTGTTTCCGTTCATCCTCCAGTACATGCTGGGTGAAGTCGAGTCGATGTCGGAGTATGTCGAGCCGGATCTTTTTCTTTCTATCCGCGTGTTTTGCTTTATGGAGGTCGTGACCGAGTTTTTGGATGGCAGTGACATCAATGTGATGGGCACTTACAAAACCAGGATCCACGCGAATGGGGACTCCAGAAATCATGTCGAGGAGAGAATCGCCACGACGAAAGTTCATCTCCAGGTTTGGGAGCTGGGAAATGCCTCGAATGGCATCAAGGAACTGTGGGCGGGCAGCGATGAGAGGGTCACATCCAAGATCGTAGTCCACGACGAGGGAAAGCCAGAGGCGGAGGCGGCAAATTTCAATGGCCTGTTGTTGGATGTCCGCTCCATATAGACAACTTTCAACAATTTGAGACTTTGTATTGTGAATCCACTGATTGCCACCCTTGCGAACGGGATCCACGTAGCCGTTAGCGGCAGCTTCAATGACGCGACGAAAATTGAGTAGTTCATGGAGGAGACCAACAGGGAATGCGCCAGAGCCTACGGCAGGATCACAACACTTGAGGTTTTCAACGAGTTCAACAAGCATCTTGCCATCGTCTGGAGAAAGGAGTGTCTTGAGTCGTGCGATCTCATCTAAATCAAGTCCATCGAGAGCAAAGATGTCCATCGCGGCACGAAGTCGCCGATTCCAGTCTTGATCTGACGGCAGGCGTTTAAGAAGATACTGGCATAGGGTTTCCCGACATATGAAATGAACAACAATGCGCGGAGTGTAATAGGAACCTGTCGCTTTTCGTTTATCAGGTGCAATAGCATCAGGATCAGCAGCTTCAGCGTGCAGAATAATAGACTCGAAGACCTTCCCTAACATTTCTGGATCAACCGCTACGTCTTGGTTAAGAGGAGTGTCCTCACGGACGGTGAAATTGAAGGCTTCGAGAAGGTTGTCAAAGATAAAGGCAAAAGTATCGTTGCGGATGTTGAGCGCAGGATCGGATTGTTTTCGTTCGGCGGTCTGTGCAAATTCATCATCATCAAAGAGACCACCGTTTAAGAAAGGAATACCCTCTAATCGCAGTCCGCTACCTGGACCCTTGTAATCAGGAGGAGTGGACAAGGTAAAAAATACTCGCTCGAGGAAATCCGCATAGAAGGAAAACTCTTTTGGTTTGGCCCGGTGCGATCCAAAGTTGGCGAGCAAGTAATCTCGTTTTTGGTCAAGCCAGCCACGGTTCTGGAGAAAATAGAGAAACAGAAGTCTTTCGAGTAAAAGCTGTGACTGGCTATATGCTTGGGCCGATGAGAACTTTTGGTATTTCTCAAGATCTTTCTTAATAGCTTTTATTCCTGTCTCAAAACGTCTAAAAAAGTCTTGGGTAAGTGGTTCTTTGTCAAAAGCTTTCGCCCATTGAACGAGCCAAGCATTGAAGTTCTTTCCATCATCATCAGGCCATGCAAGCTTGGGGAGGTTGTGTTCAAGAAGCGTTCGGAGATAGCTGCTACCACGGCGCCAACCAAACGTTGTAAGTTTGGCCTGGTTCGCCTTATCACCACAAAAATGGGCAAACGTAATGCGTTCAAAATCGGCAGTGGTGCAAATGAAGAGAAGATTGTCATGATGCCAAGACCGCAAGGAAGCATCACGACGCCTGCTCGGGACAAGGCTACGTAATATCTGGCGAAGTGCTGTTCGATAAACTTGCGGCTCCGAAAACTCTACCAAGAAAATTCCCCATGGTTGGCTAACAGTAAGGGACCGCAGCTGACGTATGATTCCTCCCTTGAGTTTTTGAATCGCGGTTGTGGGCAGGCGAAGCACATTGTTTGTCCAATCGAATGTAATTTCATCGATCAGCGCATCCTCGGGAATGGGCCAGCCAAGTTGCTCATTCAGGAAACCGAGTAAGTCTTTGATGGATCCTATTTCAGGAAGATGTGTCGCTTTAGGCATGTCTAATTCAGTTCCATCCAGCATCGGAGTGCAGGCTTCACACCCACGGGTGCATCTATACGCGTTAGGTAGGTGTCCTTGATGTGCTTGAGGACTTGGACCCGGATGTCTTTGAGAGTCTTTTCCTCGGTCATACACTTGCGCGGTGTGTTCGGCTTGGAGCGGATGCTCTCGATAATCTCCCCCGGTTCTGTGATGATGGTGTCACGATCAATGTGATAGAGATACCAGCGGGTTGTGCCGGCCTCCATGGTGAACTCGCCTTTCTCCTTGTCGAGCGCGGGAAGCGCGTAGCAGAAGAAGACGCCGAGGGTTCCCTTCGCGGGACGCTTCCGTCCACTAAAGATCCCGCCAGGTAGCCCGTTCAACCTGCCAGACAACTCCGGGTGTTCCTGTAGCAAGGCCTGGTATTCAAGGTGCATCTCTTCAATGGTGGTCTTGGTCCCCTCGTAGTTCTCCACGAACGCGTTGTAGACCTTAAGGTCGTCAAAGAGATCGTCGGGGTGGAGCAACTTGCGCCCTTCGATCCCAAGCGTCTTCGAGATCAACAGTGTCTTCTGCGTGACCTTAGTGTAGAGCGTGAGAATCGAGTTCAGCTCGTCGGGCGGTAGGAAGTTCCAGAAGCTCACCTTCCCACGGGAGCCGACGACCTCCGGGTGGTCGGCGACCAACCGCTTCTCGACCTCTGGGTTCATGCGTCGGTCCACGCGGCCGATGCGCTGCATCAGACGTACCGGGTTCCAGTGGATGTCGTAGTTGATCATCCGCGAGGCGTCCTGCAGGTTTAGGCCTTCGGACAAGACATCCGTGGATATGAGCACGCGGATTTCTGTACGACCTTTGTCCGCAAGCGCTGCCGAGGAGCTGCTGTTGTAGTATGGCGAGAAGCGCTGGATAACGTCGGCGCGGTTGACCTTCGAGGCGCTGTCCACCTGTGCGACACCGTCGATACCGGCCTGATCGAGCTGGCGCTTCAGGTAACGCGCAGTGTCGGCGAACTCGGTGAAGATCAGGACCTTCTGCCCGGCAAGGTCCTTTGACCTGAGCAATCGGACGAGCTTTTGAAGCTTGTCGTCGTGCTTGGGCTCGAACTTCCGGGCCTCATTAAGAAACTGCACAATCTGGTCGAGATCGAGAAAGGTTTCGGACATCATCTCCTCAACCTTATAGTCCTTACGGTCGAGGCGCTCGACGGCGTCGAGCATCTCCTGGGGCACAAAGTCTTCGTCTTCAGGCTCATCCCTGTCCTCCCCCCAGACCTCGAGTTGCCGGTGCGTGGCGTAGCCGAGGATCTCAGCGTTCTGCGTCTTCCAGCGCTCCAGCCGCCTCTTCTCGGCGTCGGTCACGCTGTGAATTTGCAGGAAAGCGATCAATTTCTGCAGCAGGCGGTCGCAGGAAAGCTCGAAAGAAATCATGGAACTTTCAAACCGCTTCAGAAAGTTCGTTCTGATCAAGCCGACGACCTGACCCTGCCGCCCTTCTTCCAGAGGGTCGATGCTCGTGTCCGGTCCCTTGTACCAGGCGAGCGGATAGTACATCGCCAGGGTGAAGAGGGGGTTTTTCCTGGTGAAGGCCTTTTCGAACATATCGAGCAACTTGCCGTAGGTTTTGCGGATGGAGTACGCGGCCACCTGCGGAGCCTTGCGTTCCGGGAAGACGGCAGCCCTGCCCTTCTCGCGGATCTGGCTTTCACGGGCGTAGGCGCGGCTGCGCTGCACCACAAGATGGCGAAAGATTTCGTCAGTTATCAAGATCTCCTGCGCTTCCGCCATCTCTTCGACGACATCGGTCACCTCATGCCCGACCCGGGTGCGCAGCGCCTTCTCCATCTGGTTGAAATGTGCACTCAGATTATTGACACCCAAAGTTCGTGCGAAGTACGCCTCGTCACGTCGAGTGAATAGCTCCGCCATGTGCCGGAAATCGCTCAGCCGGTTATTGATTGGCGTGGCGGTCAGCATGAAGAGGGTCTTCGGACGCTCAATATTGTCGAGCATATTGAATAGGCGGAAGTAGCGCGAGGGCTCAGCTTCCGTACCATCGCCGCCCCTTCTTCCGGGGTTGCGGAAATGATGAGCCTCGTCGATTACCACCACATCGGCAAGCTGGGCGATGCGACGGAATCGCTCCGGGAAGTCACCCCTGCGACCAAGGTCGGTGTGGCTGAAGA
Proteins encoded:
- a CDS encoding helicase, producing MPKRTSTTGSELFIVDNSEEDWKVLRYLHDWCQISKSIDIATGYFEIGSLLALKNEWQQVDQIRILMGDEVSLRTKNAFVEGVERVTQRLDLSLENEKHTNEFLSGVPGIVQAIRSGNIACRVYRKDKFHAKAYITHARLEVVGSSALVGSSNFTCPGLTENIELNVQITGQPVKVLQEWYEEHWAAAEDVSAEILRTIERHTREYLPFDIYTRALHEYFRGHELTDTEWDETRSKMFPRIDRYQKEAYWALMKIARQHGGAFLCDGVGLGKTFVGLMLIERLVLHEGKRVVLFAPKATKEGVWEPHLRDWLPHIGGVGGSSDFSNLAVFSHTDLGRRGDFPERFRRIAQLADVVVIDEAHHFRNPGRRGGDGTEAEPSRYFRLFNMLDNIERPKTLFMLTATPINNRLSDFRHMAELFTRRDEAYFARTLGVNNLSAHFNQMEKALRTRVGHEVTDVVEEMAEAQEILITDEIFRHLVVQRSRAYARESQIREKGRAAVFPERKAPQVAAYSIRKTYGKLLDMFEKAFTRKNPLFTLAMYYPLAWYKGPDTSIDPLEEGRQGQVVGLIRTNFLKRFESSMISFELSCDRLLQKLIAFLQIHSVTDAEKRRLERWKTQNAEILGYATHRQLEVWGEDRDEPEDEDFVPQEMLDAVERLDRKDYKVEEMMSETFLDLDQIVQFLNEARKFEPKHDDKLQKLVRLLRSKDLAGQKVLIFTEFADTARYLKRQLDQAGIDGVAQVDSASKVNRADVIQRFSPYYNSSSSAALADKGRTEIRVLISTDVLSEGLNLQDASRMINYDIHWNPVRLMQRIGRVDRRMNPEVEKRLVADHPEVVGSRGKVSFWNFLPPDELNSILTLYTKVTQKTLLISKTLGIEGRKLLHPDDLFDDLKVYNAFVENYEGTKTTIEEMHLEYQALLQEHPELSGRLNGLPGGIFSGRKRPAKGTLGVFFCYALPALDKEKGEFTMEAGTTRWYLYHIDRDTIITEPGEIIESIRSKPNTPRKCMTEEKTLKDIRVQVLKHIKDTYLTRIDAPVGVKPALRCWMELN